From Cytobacillus sp. IB215665, the proteins below share one genomic window:
- the murA gene encoding UDP-N-acetylglucosamine 1-carboxyvinyltransferase codes for MEKIIVRGGKRLSGTVKVEGAKNAVLPVIAASLLASEGKSIISDVPELSDVYTVNEVLRYLNADVTFNNNQIIVDASRELTIEAPFEYVRKMRASVLVMGSLLARNGQAKIALPGGCAIGSRPIDQHLKGFEAMGATVKVGNGYIDAKVDGKLQGAKIYLDFPSVGATENILMAATLAEGTTIIENCAKEPEIVDLANFLNKMGAKVRGAGTGTIRVEGVKTLYGTTHQVIPDRIEAGTFMVAAAITGGDVYVQGAVPEHLSSLIAKMEEMGVTITEEHDGIRVVGPQTLKAVDLKTMPHPGFPTDMQSQMMSLLLCAEGTSMITETVFENRFMHVEEFRRMNGNIKIEGRSVIINGRSDLQGAEVAATDLRAAAALILAGLAAKGHTRVTELKHLDRGYVSFHEKLTGLGADIERVTVQTDQFTAEYNQQAT; via the coding sequence TAGAAGGTGCAAAAAATGCCGTTTTACCTGTAATCGCTGCATCTTTATTAGCGAGTGAAGGAAAAAGTATAATAAGTGATGTACCTGAGCTCTCCGATGTATACACGGTGAATGAAGTGTTACGTTATTTAAATGCTGACGTAACATTTAATAATAATCAAATTATAGTTGATGCATCTAGAGAGTTAACGATAGAAGCACCATTTGAATATGTTCGAAAAATGAGGGCTTCTGTATTAGTAATGGGATCGTTATTAGCGAGAAACGGTCAAGCGAAAATTGCTTTACCAGGTGGTTGTGCAATTGGATCAAGACCAATTGATCAACATTTAAAAGGCTTCGAAGCGATGGGAGCAACTGTAAAGGTTGGTAATGGATATATTGATGCAAAGGTAGATGGAAAACTACAAGGTGCAAAAATATACCTAGATTTCCCTAGTGTAGGTGCTACAGAAAATATTTTGATGGCAGCTACGTTAGCTGAAGGAACAACGATTATAGAGAATTGTGCAAAAGAACCAGAAATTGTTGATTTAGCAAACTTTTTAAATAAAATGGGTGCAAAAGTACGTGGTGCTGGAACTGGTACGATTCGTGTCGAAGGTGTAAAAACGTTATATGGAACAACACATCAAGTGATTCCAGATAGAATTGAAGCGGGTACTTTTATGGTAGCAGCTGCAATTACTGGCGGTGATGTATACGTACAAGGAGCAGTACCGGAACATTTAAGCTCATTAATAGCAAAGATGGAAGAAATGGGCGTAACGATTACTGAGGAGCATGATGGCATACGAGTAGTTGGTCCTCAAACGTTAAAAGCTGTAGATCTAAAAACGATGCCTCATCCCGGATTTCCAACAGATATGCAGTCACAGATGATGTCATTACTGTTATGTGCAGAAGGCACTAGTATGATCACTGAAACTGTTTTTGAAAACCGTTTTATGCATGTAGAGGAATTTCGTCGGATGAATGGTAATATTAAGATTGAAGGACGTTCAGTTATTATTAACGGTCGTTCTGATTTACAAGGGGCAGAAGTAGCTGCTACAGATCTTCGTGCAGCAGCGGCTCTCATTTTAGCTGGATTAGCTGCTAAAGGGCATACAAGGGTTACTGAGCTTAAACACTTAGATCGTGGCTATGTAAGCTTTCATGAGAAATTAACAGGCCTTGGAGCTGATATTGAACGTGTAACAGTTCAAACAGACCAATTCACAGCAGAATATAACCAACAAGCAACTTAA
- a CDS encoding aldehyde dehydrogenase family protein has translation MIYSNPNNESALVNFKAQYQNFIGGEWVAPVKGQYLDVISPVTGKIFTAVPRSSSEDVELALDAAHAAKDAWGKTSVAERAVILNKVADRIEENLEMLAVAETWDNGKAVRETLNADLPLVIDHFRYFAGVIRAQEGGISELNEDTVAYHFHEPIGVVGQIIPWNFPLLMASWKIAPALAAGNTIVLKPAEQTPASICVLLELIQDILPKGVLNVVQGTGLEVGKPLATNPRIAKIAFTGSTAVGRSIMQYATENIIPVTLELGGKSPNIFFADVMDADDDYLDKTIEGFVLFALNQGEVCTCPSRALIHESIYDKFMERALERVKAIKVGNPLDTETMMGAQASQQQLDKILSYLEIGNKEGAELLIGGHQNKFEGDLKEGYYVEPTVFKGHNKMRIFQEEIFGPVLSVTTFKDFDEAIEIANDTLYGLGAGVWSRNGETAYRAGRAIEAGRVWTNTYHQYPAHAAFGGYKQSGIGRENHLMMLNHYQQTKNILVGYNKGSMGFF, from the coding sequence ATGATTTATTCAAATCCAAACAATGAAAGCGCTTTAGTGAATTTTAAAGCACAATATCAAAATTTCATCGGAGGGGAATGGGTTGCTCCAGTTAAAGGTCAATACCTAGACGTAATCTCTCCAGTAACCGGAAAGATATTTACAGCTGTTCCACGTTCTTCATCAGAAGATGTTGAATTAGCACTTGATGCCGCTCACGCTGCAAAAGACGCTTGGGGTAAAACATCTGTTGCTGAACGTGCTGTTATTTTAAATAAAGTTGCTGATCGAATTGAAGAAAACTTAGAAATGTTAGCTGTAGCCGAAACTTGGGATAATGGTAAAGCGGTTCGTGAAACATTAAATGCTGACCTTCCTTTAGTTATTGATCACTTCCGTTATTTTGCTGGCGTTATTCGTGCACAAGAAGGCGGTATTAGTGAACTTAACGAAGATACAGTTGCATATCACTTCCATGAGCCAATTGGTGTAGTTGGTCAAATTATTCCTTGGAACTTTCCGCTTCTAATGGCGTCTTGGAAAATAGCACCTGCACTTGCAGCTGGAAACACTATCGTGCTAAAACCAGCAGAGCAAACACCAGCTTCTATTTGTGTGTTACTTGAACTAATTCAAGATATACTACCAAAAGGTGTATTAAACGTTGTCCAAGGTACTGGTTTAGAAGTAGGAAAGCCACTAGCAACAAATCCACGTATTGCTAAAATTGCTTTCACTGGTTCAACAGCAGTAGGACGTTCTATAATGCAATACGCAACAGAGAATATTATTCCTGTAACATTAGAGCTAGGTGGTAAATCACCTAATATCTTCTTCGCTGATGTAATGGATGCAGATGATGATTATTTAGACAAAACAATTGAAGGTTTTGTATTATTCGCTTTAAACCAAGGTGAAGTTTGTACTTGTCCTTCGCGTGCATTAATTCATGAATCTATTTATGATAAATTTATGGAGCGAGCTTTAGAACGTGTTAAAGCTATCAAAGTAGGTAATCCACTAGATACTGAAACAATGATGGGTGCACAAGCTTCTCAACAACAGTTAGATAAAATCCTTTCTTACCTTGAGATTGGTAATAAAGAAGGTGCAGAACTCTTAATTGGTGGTCACCAAAACAAATTTGAAGGCGATCTTAAAGAAGGTTACTATGTAGAACCAACTGTGTTTAAAGGTCATAACAAAATGCGCATCTTCCAAGAAGAAATTTTTGGCCCTGTGTTATCAGTAACAACGTTCAAAGATTTTGATGAAGCAATTGAAATTGCTAACGATACATTATACGGCCTTGGTGCGGGTGTTTGGTCTCGTAACGGTGAAACTGCTTATCGTGCAGGTCGTGCAATTGAAGCGGGGCGTGTTTGGACAAATACATATCACCAATATCCAGCTCACGCTGCTTTCGGTGGTTACAAGCAATCAGGTATTGGACGCGAAAATCACTTGATGATGTTAAATCACTATCAACAAACAAAAAATATTTTAGTTGGTTATAACAAAGGTTCAATGGGCTTTTTCTAA
- a CDS encoding DUF779 domain-containing protein translates to MEKVIATEPAKALIKQLQEQHGKLIFVHSEGCCDGTSPICMKSDDFYLGSRDIQVGEILGVPYYMHRSNFSYWEHLQIVIDVIDGIGNSFSLESIENKTFIIRASQTAT, encoded by the coding sequence ATGGAAAAAGTTATTGCAACTGAACCTGCTAAAGCATTAATTAAACAATTACAAGAACAACACGGTAAACTTATATTTGTTCATTCAGAAGGTTGTTGTGATGGAACTTCGCCAATTTGTATGAAATCGGATGATTTTTATCTCGGGAGCAGAGATATACAAGTAGGTGAAATATTAGGTGTTCCCTATTATATGCATAGGTCCAACTTCTCTTATTGGGAACATTTACAAATAGTAATTGATGTGATTGATGGTATTGGTAATTCATTTTCTTTAGAAAGTATAGAAAATAAAACATTTATTATCCGTGCAAGCCAAACGGCCACTTAA
- the spoIID gene encoding stage II sporulation protein D gives MKQVKPLVILISVLFAMIIVIPSLLVFPFSAKEGGKLIEESKPESSPNLTTNTLNSEVEVAVYRSQAKTIEHVPLEEYVVGVLASEMPADFELEALKAQSLSARTYIVKKMIGGQAVGVPEGADVTDMVLHQVYKSKDELKKLWGVDYERKMEKFQEAVRSTAGQILTYDSTPIEASFFSTSNGYTENSEDYWENPFPYLTSVASPWDEASPKFHNQVTMTVAEFEQKLNIKLPSDGTVGKIIARTPGKRVDTVEISGKTFKGREVRDQLGLSSSDFTWVRKNDQIVISTKGYGHGVGMSQYGANGMAEEGKTYQEILTHYYKGTQISDATPYLTNFIVKN, from the coding sequence ATGAAACAAGTAAAACCACTAGTTATACTAATTTCTGTACTATTTGCCATGATTATTGTAATCCCCTCATTGTTAGTTTTCCCTTTCTCAGCTAAGGAAGGTGGGAAACTCATTGAAGAATCGAAGCCGGAATCCTCTCCCAACTTAACTACGAACACATTAAATTCCGAAGTGGAAGTGGCTGTCTATCGTAGTCAAGCTAAAACGATCGAGCATGTCCCTCTTGAAGAATATGTTGTTGGAGTTCTAGCATCAGAAATGCCTGCAGATTTTGAACTAGAGGCTTTAAAAGCACAGAGTTTAAGTGCGAGAACTTATATAGTTAAAAAGATGATAGGTGGGCAAGCGGTTGGAGTACCAGAGGGTGCCGATGTTACAGATATGGTACTTCATCAAGTATATAAAAGCAAAGATGAGTTGAAGAAATTATGGGGTGTAGATTATGAACGGAAGATGGAAAAGTTTCAAGAGGCTGTACGTTCAACTGCCGGCCAAATATTAACTTATGATAGTACCCCAATAGAAGCATCCTTTTTCTCAACGAGTAATGGGTATACAGAAAACTCGGAGGATTATTGGGAAAATCCATTTCCCTATTTAACAAGTGTAGCAAGTCCTTGGGATGAAGCTTCTCCAAAATTTCATAATCAAGTAACGATGACGGTGGCTGAGTTTGAACAGAAACTTAACATAAAATTACCGAGCGATGGTACAGTAGGAAAAATTATTGCAAGAACTCCTGGTAAACGTGTTGATACCGTAGAAATAAGTGGTAAAACGTTTAAAGGGAGAGAGGTTCGTGATCAATTAGGGTTATCTTCATCAGATTTCACATGGGTACGTAAAAATGATCAAATTGTCATCTCAACAAAAGGCTATGGGCATGGTGTTGGTATGAGTCAATATGGCGCAAACGGAATGGCTGAAGAAGGGAAAACTTATCAGGAAATTCTTACACACTACTACAAAGGAACACAAATTAGTGATGCAACGCCTTATTTAACTAATTTTATCGTAAAAAATTAG
- a CDS encoding M23 family metallopeptidase, producing the protein MREEKKFSKVKRFFKRRWVLPAIYIASAAIILTAILWYQNSKNVADSDQYDLDNVSLQSDYFVDDDSVPVTQSLESFMYPVTNVEEMEIQKQFYDADASDADQEAALLYYDNQYIPNKGIDIVTKDNSVFDVVASASGTVTRTSVDSTLGNVVEIDHGNGIVTVYQSLADIQVQENDMVEQGQVIAQSGRSLLNSEAENHVHFEIRKNDEAINPISLIGSPITSLLDEDENMDLEASEGKKEETLPEEEQEEAEEEVEEEEEEAPAEEKEKEEEAPAEEEKPGKEKEDKDS; encoded by the coding sequence ATGAGAGAAGAAAAGAAATTCTCAAAAGTGAAACGATTTTTTAAACGTCGTTGGGTTCTTCCAGCAATTTATATTGCTAGTGCAGCAATCATTCTAACAGCTATCCTTTGGTATCAAAACAGCAAAAATGTTGCAGATTCTGATCAATATGATCTTGATAATGTATCATTGCAATCCGATTACTTTGTGGATGATGATTCTGTACCAGTAACTCAATCGCTTGAAAGTTTTATGTATCCAGTGACGAATGTTGAAGAAATGGAAATTCAAAAGCAATTTTATGATGCCGATGCATCTGACGCAGATCAAGAAGCAGCGCTGTTATACTACGACAATCAATATATTCCAAACAAGGGTATTGATATTGTAACGAAGGATAATAGTGTCTTTGATGTAGTTGCTTCTGCTAGTGGAACTGTTACAAGAACTAGCGTTGATTCAACGCTTGGTAATGTTGTAGAGATTGATCATGGAAATGGGATTGTAACTGTATATCAATCACTTGCTGATATCCAAGTCCAAGAAAATGATATGGTGGAACAAGGGCAAGTTATTGCACAGTCTGGTAGAAGTCTCTTAAATAGTGAGGCAGAAAATCACGTGCATTTTGAGATCCGTAAAAATGACGAAGCCATTAATCCAATTAGTTTAATTGGAAGTCCAATCACTTCATTGTTAGATGAAGATGAAAATATGGATCTAGAGGCTTCTGAAGGAAAGAAAGAAGAAACATTGCCTGAAGAAGAGCAGGAAGAAGCTGAAGAAGAAGTAGAGGAAGAAGAAGAGGAAGCACCAGCTGAAGAAAAAGAAAAAGAAGAGGAAGCTCCTGCTGAAGAAGAAAAGCCAGGAAAAGAAAAAGAAGATAAAGATTCATAA
- the spoIIID gene encoding sporulation transcriptional regulator SpoIIID: MHDYIKERTIKIGKYIVETRKTVRVIAKEFGVSKSTVHKDLTERLPEINAELANEVKEILDYHKSIRHLRGGEATKLKYKKEGEREEETVR; encoded by the coding sequence GTGCACGATTACATCAAAGAGCGTACTATCAAGATTGGTAAGTATATCGTGGAGACGAGAAAAACCGTTCGTGTAATAGCGAAAGAATTTGGCGTTTCCAAAAGTACTGTTCATAAGGATTTAACAGAAAGATTACCTGAGATTAATGCAGAACTTGCAAATGAAGTGAAGGAAATATTAGATTATCATAAATCAATACGACATCTACGTGGTGGAGAAGCAACAAAATTAAAATATAAGAAAGAAGGTGAACGAGAAGAAGAGACTGTCCGATAA
- a CDS encoding rod shape-determining protein, with protein MFARDIGIDLGTANVLIHVKGKGIILNEPSVVAIDRQLEKVLAVGEEARRMVGRTPGNISAIRPLKDGVIANFEITEAMLKHFINKLDVKGFLSKPRILICCPTNITSVEQKAIREAAMKSGGKKVILEEEPKIAAIGAGMDIFQPSGNMVVDIGGGTTDVAVLSMGEIVTSSSLKMAGDKLDMEILQYIKREYKLLIGERTAEDIKISVGTVFPGARNEEIDIRGRDMVSGLPRTITVRSEEIEKALHESVALIVQASKSVLERTPPELSADIIDRGVILTGGGALLHGIDQLLSDELKVPVLIAENPMECVAIGTGIMLENLDKLPVRNYS; from the coding sequence ATGTTTGCTAGAGATATCGGAATCGACTTAGGAACAGCGAATGTACTCATTCACGTAAAAGGAAAAGGAATTATTTTGAACGAACCATCTGTTGTTGCAATTGACCGCCAATTAGAAAAAGTTTTAGCAGTTGGTGAAGAAGCAAGACGTATGGTAGGTCGAACACCTGGAAATATTTCAGCCATTCGCCCATTAAAAGATGGAGTAATTGCGAATTTTGAAATCACCGAAGCAATGCTTAAGCATTTTATTAATAAACTAGATGTAAAAGGTTTTCTTTCTAAGCCACGCATACTTATATGCTGTCCGACGAATATTACATCGGTCGAGCAAAAGGCGATAAGAGAAGCGGCGATGAAAAGCGGAGGAAAAAAAGTCATTTTAGAGGAAGAGCCGAAAATAGCTGCAATTGGTGCAGGGATGGATATTTTTCAACCGAGTGGAAATATGGTTGTTGATATTGGCGGTGGTACGACTGACGTCGCTGTTTTATCGATGGGTGAAATCGTAACATCTTCTTCGTTAAAAATGGCTGGGGACAAGCTTGATATGGAAATTCTTCAATACATAAAACGTGAATATAAATTATTAATAGGTGAGCGTACAGCAGAGGATATAAAGATAAGTGTAGGGACGGTTTTTCCAGGAGCACGTAATGAGGAAATAGACATTCGAGGTCGCGATATGGTATCGGGATTACCTCGTACTATTACGGTAAGATCAGAAGAAATAGAAAAGGCTTTACATGAATCTGTAGCACTTATTGTACAAGCTTCAAAAAGTGTACTAGAACGCACACCACCAGAATTATCAGCAGACATTATCGATCGTGGAGTGATTTTAACGGGTGGGGGAGCGTTATTACATGGAATCGATCAGCTTTTATCAGATGAATTAAAGGTTCCAGTTCTCATCGCAGAAAACCCGATGGAATGTGTGGCAATAGGTACTGGTATTATGCTTGAAAATCTGGACAAGCTTCCAGTACGTAATTATAGCTAA
- a CDS encoding flagellar hook-basal body protein, whose product MLRGFYTAASGMISQQRKTDMLTNNMANANTPGYKAEQGSLRAFPEMLLQQLGTSSIPGQELKELPYAKTIGTINTGVYLQETIPNFTQGYLRETGLHTDLALLDVAVPNNEGLFFTVQSANGDTLYTRNGNFTIDGQGYLTTSSGHYVLDENNAPIQVGSGQFTVNSDGTVLENNEIVGRINIAYATDTNTLIKDETGMLRTENNQALPSANTNQGIIFKIEQGFIEGSNVDTTQTMTDLMTSYRAFEANQKILQAYDKSMDKAVNEIGRLR is encoded by the coding sequence ATGTTACGTGGATTTTACACAGCAGCATCAGGAATGATTTCACAGCAGAGAAAAACGGATATGTTAACAAATAATATGGCAAATGCAAATACACCAGGTTATAAAGCAGAACAAGGGTCCTTACGAGCATTCCCAGAAATGCTATTGCAGCAACTTGGCACGTCTTCTATTCCTGGACAAGAGTTGAAGGAGCTTCCTTATGCAAAAACAATTGGTACGATTAACACAGGTGTCTATTTACAGGAAACCATACCAAACTTCACTCAAGGTTACTTGAGAGAAACGGGATTACATACTGATTTAGCGCTACTTGATGTAGCTGTACCAAATAATGAGGGACTATTTTTTACGGTGCAAAGCGCAAATGGTGACACTTTGTACACAAGAAATGGTAATTTCACTATTGATGGACAAGGGTATTTAACGACTAGTAGTGGTCATTATGTCCTTGATGAAAATAATGCACCAATACAAGTGGGCAGTGGTCAATTTACAGTTAACAGTGATGGGACAGTGCTAGAAAACAATGAGATTGTTGGTCGAATAAATATCGCCTATGCAACGGACACCAATACCCTCATTAAGGACGAGACGGGTATGTTAAGAACGGAAAACAACCAAGCTTTGCCAAGTGCAAATACGAACCAAGGGATCATATTTAAAATTGAGCAAGGTTTTATCGAAGGGTCAAATGTTGACACAACACAAACAATGACAGATTTAATGACTTCCTATCGCGCGTTTGAAGCAAATCAAAAAATATTACAAGCATATGATAAAAGTATGGATAAAGCAGTAAATGAAATTGGTAGATTACGTTAA
- a CDS encoding flagellar hook-basal body protein gives MNRSILAAANTMGQLQQKLDMIGHNLANVDTVGYKRREASFTELLYQEFNNQPKDDQEVGRLTPDGIRLGTGSKLGQTSIVLSQGSLKETNRSLDIAFTKEGQFLRVSVEENGNETINYTRNGALYLSPLSEGSNESVLVTSDGYPVLDSLGNAINIENDFQDISINENGTMNVTKNDGEEQVYNLSVVEIHRPQLLQSIGDNLLGLPNLQQLNLGEDEVLTYLTDGLQETVSLKQGALEQSNVNLSKEMTDMLTTQRTYQFNAKSISIADQMMGLVNGIR, from the coding sequence GTGAATAGGTCAATTTTGGCAGCTGCAAATACGATGGGTCAATTACAACAGAAGCTTGACATGATTGGTCATAACCTTGCAAACGTTGATACGGTTGGCTACAAACGTCGTGAAGCAAGTTTTACTGAATTATTGTATCAAGAGTTTAATAATCAACCTAAGGATGATCAAGAGGTGGGTCGCTTAACACCAGATGGTATCAGACTGGGTACTGGGTCAAAATTAGGCCAAACAAGTATTGTTCTTTCTCAAGGGAGCCTTAAAGAAACTAACCGATCGCTTGATATTGCTTTTACTAAGGAAGGGCAATTTCTTCGCGTATCCGTAGAAGAAAATGGCAATGAAACAATAAATTATACGAGAAATGGTGCGCTCTATCTTTCACCTCTAAGTGAAGGGTCTAATGAATCAGTGCTAGTAACGAGTGATGGGTACCCTGTACTTGACAGCTTAGGTAATGCTATTAATATTGAAAATGATTTCCAAGACATATCTATTAACGAAAATGGTACAATGAACGTAACGAAGAATGATGGTGAAGAACAAGTTTACAATCTTTCTGTTGTTGAAATACATCGACCACAGCTATTACAGTCTATCGGCGATAATTTGCTTGGATTACCAAATCTCCAACAATTAAACTTAGGTGAAGATGAGGTATTAACATATTTAACAGACGGGCTTCAGGAAACAGTAAGTCTAAAACAAGGGGCTTTAGAGCAATCTAATGTTAACTTGTCAAAAGAAATGACAGATATGCTCACAACGCAACGAACGTACCAATTTAATGCAAAATCAATTTCTATCGCAGATCAAATGATGGGTCTCGTAAATGGAATTCGATAA